The following coding sequences lie in one Yoonia sp. G8-12 genomic window:
- a CDS encoding Lrp/AsnC family transcriptional regulator, which translates to MPEMPSGLDRFDLKILDILTVEGRISVTELARRIGLSKSPTQARLKRLEDHGIIRGYRALYDPIRLRRDHVAFVEVKLSDTRERALAEFNSAIMLVPEIEQCHLIAGAFDYLLKVRTAGMPGYRAVLAEKISTLPHVANTSTYVAMQAVKEEGLLPVAPGEGAVS; encoded by the coding sequence ATGCCTGAAATGCCTTCTGGGCTGGATCGGTTTGATCTAAAGATTCTCGATATCCTGACAGTCGAGGGGCGGATCAGTGTCACCGAGCTTGCCCGCAGGATCGGTTTATCGAAATCACCGACGCAGGCACGGCTCAAACGGCTGGAAGATCACGGCATTATCCGCGGCTACCGCGCGCTTTATGATCCGATCCGATTGCGCCGCGATCATGTGGCATTTGTCGAAGTGAAACTCTCGGATACGCGCGAACGCGCCTTGGCCGAATTCAACAGCGCGATAATGCTCGTTCCGGAAATCGAGCAGTGTCATTTGATCGCAGGGGCCTTTGACTATCTGCTGAAAGTGCGCACCGCAGGCATGCCAGGCTACCGCGCTGTTTTAGCAGAAAAAATATCGACCTTACCACATGTTGCGAACACGTCGACTTATGTTGCGATGCAGGCGGTAAAGGAAGAAGGGCTGTTGCCAGTCGCGCCGGGCGAAGGGGCTGTGTCTTGA
- a CDS encoding tetratricopeptide repeat protein: MATPVMGQTCPETPDHSARLAQIVDELRVSRGEGEARVLTQELWALWTDAPDAAAQAMLDEGMSRRSSYDFLGARVTLSRLVDYCPDYAEGYNQRAFASFLSQDYDAALVDLDRALELVPNHIAALSGKGLTLLELGRNEEAQAALRAAVEMNPWIQERALLAEPLGRDL, encoded by the coding sequence TTGGCGACCCCCGTAATGGGGCAAACCTGCCCTGAAACACCAGATCACAGTGCACGATTGGCCCAGATCGTCGACGAGTTGCGCGTGTCGCGTGGCGAGGGAGAGGCGCGTGTTCTGACGCAGGAACTTTGGGCGCTCTGGACAGATGCGCCCGATGCAGCGGCCCAAGCGATGTTGGACGAAGGGATGTCGCGGCGCTCAAGCTACGACTTTCTGGGTGCGCGCGTGACGCTGTCCCGCTTGGTGGACTACTGTCCGGACTATGCCGAAGGATACAATCAGCGCGCTTTCGCGAGCTTTCTAAGCCAGGATTATGACGCCGCATTGGTCGATCTTGACCGCGCATTGGAGCTTGTTCCCAATCACATTGCGGCACTCTCCGGCAAAGGGCTAACGCTGCTGGAACTGGGGCGGAACGAGGAGGCCCAAGCCGCGTTGCGTGCGGCGGTCGAAATGAACCCTTGGATACAGGAACGTGCCCTGTTGGCAGAGCCACTCGGCCGCGATCTCTGA
- a CDS encoding DUF6538 domain-containing protein, which produces MLETKTAQFTFVKQGIFYFSRRVPRDLSHYYNASRIMYSLRTRSKLIATSRAQRAAQALDEHWYHLRIRDVDLPGKHLLRTQAQSQSGLTVVPEGVAGGSLKLSEAVGIYLRLKGQGRPITFHRAAERSCGYVMDVCGDKHITAYTKADANAFRDGLIKRGLAGSSITRIFGTVRTVVNFSASEIGLDISNPFTRVYYDRNAGVEGREPLPLDAIRNIQSECRTVDDDLRWLVALVSDTGMRLAEAAGLLKEDLNLDGPIPHVVIQEHPWRRLKTAGSSRTVPLVGAALWAAHRVQEGDSKFAFPRYNRAGQTNANSASGALNKWIKTYAPPKCTMHSFRHSMRDRLRAVECPADVVDQIGGWRTEGVGHGYGSGYPLEVLSKWMETAA; this is translated from the coding sequence ATGCTGGAGACCAAAACTGCCCAATTCACATTTGTAAAACAGGGCATCTTCTACTTCTCACGACGGGTCCCGAGAGACCTTTCACACTACTATAACGCCAGCAGGATCATGTATTCGCTGCGCACTAGGTCGAAATTAATTGCAACTTCACGAGCGCAGAGGGCCGCACAGGCGCTGGATGAGCATTGGTATCACTTACGCATCCGTGACGTTGATCTGCCGGGAAAACATCTCCTTCGCACCCAAGCGCAATCTCAGTCTGGTCTAACTGTCGTTCCTGAGGGGGTAGCTGGAGGCTCACTGAAGCTCTCTGAGGCGGTCGGCATCTATCTGCGCCTGAAGGGGCAGGGGCGTCCAATCACCTTCCATAGGGCCGCTGAGCGCTCCTGTGGGTACGTCATGGATGTCTGTGGTGACAAGCACATCACCGCCTATACAAAAGCTGATGCAAACGCCTTCCGTGATGGTCTGATCAAACGAGGGCTTGCTGGTAGCAGCATCACTCGCATCTTTGGCACTGTTCGAACTGTCGTCAACTTCTCGGCCAGTGAGATCGGTCTCGACATCAGCAACCCCTTCACACGTGTTTACTACGACAGGAACGCAGGAGTTGAGGGAAGGGAACCGCTTCCCCTCGATGCCATCCGCAACATTCAGTCTGAGTGTCGCACTGTTGACGATGACCTCCGCTGGCTGGTCGCCTTGGTCTCGGACACAGGGATGCGGCTTGCAGAGGCTGCTGGTCTGCTGAAGGAGGACCTGAACCTTGACGGTCCCATTCCTCATGTGGTGATCCAAGAGCATCCGTGGCGACGCCTGAAAACCGCTGGTAGCAGCCGGACGGTTCCTCTCGTTGGGGCGGCTCTATGGGCAGCACACAGGGTCCAAGAGGGCGACAGTAAGTTCGCATTCCCTCGCTATAACCGCGCTGGGCAGACCAATGCCAACTCTGCAAGTGGGGCGTTGAACAAATGGATAAAGACATACGCGCCACCGAAATGCACGATGCACAGTTTCCGTCACTCCATGCGGGATCGCCTCAGGGCGGTTGAGTGTCCCGCTGATGTTGTTGATCAGATCGGTGGCTGGCGGACTGAGGGAGTAGGGCACGGATATGGAAGCGGGTACCCACTCGAGGTCTTATCCAAATGGATGGAAACGGCAGCGTAA
- a CDS encoding N-6 DNA methylase: MYENVFNKIERDLRAEEGIANELDYVEQTSWVLFLKYLHDLESERRDRAELDGDDYAPLIEGNFCWDKWAAPKVNGDFDHNTARIGDDLIKFVDQELFPYLAAFRQSATGPKTIQYKIGEVFTELRNKFRSGYILRDVLEAVDGLSFNTQAQRHELSELYETRIRRMGNAGRNGGEYYTPRPLIRAMIKVTDPKIGETIYDGAVGSAGFLCEAYTHMRTDNLSASDFETLQTRTFYGQEKKGLAYIIGIMNMVLHGIEAPNLVHSNTLNENVMDIQEKDRHDIILANPPFGGGERREVQQNFPIRTGETAYLFLQHFIRKLRAGGRAAVVIKNTFLSNTDNASVALRKELLEAAELHTILDCPQGTFQGAGVKTVVLFFEKGAPTRDIWFYQLDPGRSMGKTNPLNDDDLAEFVELQRTRPNGPKSWIVNRADLDEDTYDLSVKNPNAPEAEALRNPEEIIADMLARDAETAKILEDIRGTL, from the coding sequence ATGTACGAGAACGTATTCAACAAAATTGAACGAGACCTCCGGGCCGAAGAAGGCATTGCCAATGAACTGGACTACGTGGAGCAGACCTCTTGGGTCTTGTTCTTGAAGTACCTGCATGACCTCGAAAGCGAGCGCCGCGACAGGGCTGAGCTTGACGGTGATGATTACGCGCCTCTCATCGAAGGCAACTTCTGCTGGGACAAATGGGCTGCCCCCAAGGTCAACGGCGACTTTGATCACAACACCGCCCGAATTGGCGATGACCTCATCAAGTTCGTGGATCAGGAGTTATTTCCCTACCTCGCTGCCTTTCGTCAATCCGCTACAGGTCCCAAAACGATCCAGTACAAGATCGGGGAGGTCTTCACCGAACTGCGCAACAAGTTCCGCTCTGGCTACATCCTCAGGGATGTGCTGGAGGCCGTGGATGGCCTGTCCTTCAATACGCAAGCCCAGCGCCACGAACTGTCCGAGCTGTACGAAACCCGCATCCGTCGCATGGGAAACGCTGGTCGCAACGGAGGCGAGTACTACACGCCACGCCCCCTGATCCGGGCGATGATCAAGGTCACTGATCCCAAGATCGGAGAGACGATCTATGATGGTGCTGTCGGTTCCGCTGGCTTCCTCTGCGAGGCCTACACCCACATGCGCACAGATAACCTGTCAGCCTCCGACTTCGAGACGCTACAGACCCGCACCTTCTACGGGCAGGAAAAAAAGGGTCTCGCGTATATCATCGGGATCATGAACATGGTCTTGCACGGCATCGAAGCCCCGAACCTTGTCCACTCCAACACGCTCAATGAAAACGTGATGGATATTCAGGAGAAGGACCGTCATGACATCATCCTCGCCAATCCCCCCTTTGGCGGCGGTGAGCGGCGCGAGGTGCAGCAGAACTTCCCGATCCGCACGGGCGAGACAGCTTATCTGTTCTTGCAACACTTTATCCGCAAGCTGCGGGCCGGGGGCCGCGCCGCTGTTGTTATCAAGAACACCTTCCTCAGCAACACCGACAACGCCAGCGTCGCGCTACGCAAGGAACTGCTTGAAGCGGCTGAGCTGCACACCATCCTCGATTGCCCGCAAGGCACGTTTCAGGGCGCGGGGGTCAAAACCGTCGTGCTGTTCTTTGAAAAGGGTGCCCCGACGCGGGACATCTGGTTTTACCAGCTTGATCCGGGCCGCAGCATGGGTAAGACCAACCCGCTGAACGACGATGATCTGGCGGAGTTCGTAGAACTGCAACGCACCCGCCCAAACGGGCCGAAAAGCTGGATCGTGAACCGCGCCGATCTGGACGAAGACACCTATGACTTGTCGGTCAAGAACCCCAACGCGCCCGAGGCCGAGGCGCTGCGCAACCCCGAAGAGATCATCGCCGACATGCTGGCGCGGGATGCCGAGACGGCGAAAATCCTCGAAGACATTCGGGGGACGCTGTGA
- a CDS encoding restriction endonuclease subunit S — translation MKDVAKKGWETRLLGEVCKLVNGRAYKKPELLDDGPYPVLRVGNFFTNNHWYYSDLELDEDKYCDDGDLLYAWSASFGPRIWEGGKVIYHYHIWKVLPSDRVDRDFLYYFFDWDKELIKKEQGAGATMIHVSKGSMEARAMPLPPLEEQQRIVAVLDEAFEGLARARAHAEANLSDAEQIAARSLDVILEDLSTRNGRITVQEIAAVKGGKRLPKGSKPGPTPTPHPYISVKDLTEDGTVSTAKLGYISAQVQRSIARYTISSRDVYISIAGTIGKSGIVPDELDEANLTENAAKLVLTDGWATEYVYWCTRSADFAVQTSEQTRVAAQPKLALQRLGAITIPKATEAEQIAVCEKMNALRVTRSELVEAYSKKLQDLDDLRQSLLQKAFAGELT, via the coding sequence GTGAAGGACGTTGCCAAAAAAGGCTGGGAAACGAGACTGCTTGGCGAAGTATGCAAGCTAGTCAATGGTCGCGCGTATAAGAAACCAGAGCTTCTAGATGATGGACCGTACCCAGTTCTACGGGTCGGAAATTTCTTTACAAATAACCACTGGTATTACTCTGATCTAGAGCTTGATGAGGATAAGTATTGCGACGATGGCGATCTGCTATATGCGTGGTCAGCCTCATTTGGCCCGCGCATTTGGGAGGGCGGAAAAGTAATCTATCACTATCACATCTGGAAGGTACTGCCTTCGGATCGTGTAGATCGTGACTTTCTCTACTACTTTTTTGATTGGGACAAAGAACTGATCAAGAAAGAGCAAGGGGCTGGAGCAACCATGATCCACGTCTCCAAAGGATCGATGGAGGCGCGGGCTATGCCCCTCCCGCCGCTCGAAGAACAACAGCGGATTGTTGCGGTTCTAGACGAGGCCTTCGAGGGTCTGGCCCGCGCCCGCGCCCACGCCGAAGCTAACCTATCCGACGCGGAGCAGATTGCCGCCCGCTCCCTTGACGTAATCCTTGAAGACCTAAGCACGCGAAACGGTCGCATCACTGTTCAGGAGATTGCGGCTGTGAAGGGTGGAAAGCGCCTTCCAAAGGGCAGCAAGCCCGGCCCCACTCCCACACCGCACCCATATATTTCGGTCAAAGACCTCACCGAAGATGGCACTGTATCAACCGCCAAGCTCGGCTATATCTCGGCGCAGGTGCAGCGGAGCATAGCGCGATACACCATTAGCAGCCGTGATGTTTATATCAGTATTGCGGGGACTATCGGCAAATCAGGGATCGTGCCTGACGAATTGGATGAGGCAAATCTGACCGAGAACGCAGCTAAGCTCGTACTCACAGACGGCTGGGCCACTGAGTACGTATACTGGTGTACGCGCTCTGCTGACTTTGCCGTCCAGACTTCTGAACAAACCCGCGTTGCCGCTCAACCGAAACTCGCCTTGCAGCGGCTTGGAGCTATTACAATACCAAAAGCCACCGAAGCTGAGCAAATCGCTGTATGCGAGAAGATGAACGCGCTTCGAGTAACAAGATCGGAGTTGGTTGAGGCATACAGTAAAAAACTCCAAGACCTCGACGACCTCCGCCAATCCCTTTTGCAAAAAGCCTTCGCAGGCGAGTTGACCTAA